The Caulifigura coniformis genome includes a region encoding these proteins:
- the tssB gene encoding type VI secretion system contractile sheath small subunit has translation MAKESLQKKLDRVRPPRVQIKYEVYVGDAMEMKELPFVVGVLGDFSGKPAKPLIPLRDRKFVDIDRDNFNKVLSAMAPRLAFQVDDTVTGTPDQKLNVELKFNGIDDFSPENVVRQIPILRALLEQRENLKNLSSRLEGNDKLDELLQQVLSNSDLRKSLESELGTKPPESPAS, from the coding sequence ATGGCGAAAGAGAGCTTGCAGAAGAAACTCGACCGCGTTCGCCCTCCGCGGGTGCAGATCAAGTACGAGGTGTATGTCGGGGACGCGATGGAAATGAAGGAGCTGCCGTTCGTCGTCGGCGTGCTCGGCGACTTCTCCGGCAAGCCGGCCAAGCCGCTCATTCCACTCCGCGACCGCAAATTCGTCGACATCGACCGGGACAACTTCAACAAGGTCCTGTCAGCGATGGCTCCCCGGCTGGCGTTCCAGGTGGACGACACCGTGACCGGCACGCCGGACCAGAAGCTGAACGTCGAGCTGAAGTTCAATGGCATCGACGATTTCAGCCCGGAGAACGTCGTTCGCCAGATTCCGATCCTGAGGGCTCTCCTTGAGCAGCGTGAAAACCTGAAGAACCTCTCATCGCGTCTGGAAGGCAACGACAAGCTCGATGAACTGCTCCAGCAGGTGCTGTCGAACAGCGACCTGCGCAAGTCTCTCGAGAGCGAACTGGGGACCAAGCCGCCGGAAAGCCCGGCCAGCTGA
- the tssC gene encoding type VI secretion system contractile sheath large subunit, with the protein MDQAQQAAAAQGGTASASESVLETIFREGIRPADDQEKTYAANLIETFVKTQMQPGMVVSKDAQRSIDAWMAVIDKKISEQLNLVMHSEDFQKLEGSWRGLHYLVHQSETGTELKIKVLNVSKKDLLKDLEQASEFDQSALFKKVYGEEYDVFGGHPFGCLIGDYEFGRHPQDIALLDRVAEVAAASHAPFLSAAAPQMFGLETFTDIGKPRDLAKIFDSVQYAKWKSFRESEDSRYVGLTMPHTLMRLPYGKETVPVDAFNFEEDVDGRDHKKYLWGNAAYALGTRLTESFSKYGWLATIRGVEGGGLVQGLPVHNFETDDGEVAMKCPVEVAIGDRREKELSDLGFIPLLHCKNTDYAAFFGTQSCQKAKKYDSPDANANARLGTALQYLLCVSRFAHYLKAIARDKIGSFMERNECEVWLNKWIKNYTLANPETASFDSKAKRPLREARIDVRDDPSRPGCYEAVAFLRPHFQMEELSVGLSLVAKLPEAKGK; encoded by the coding sequence ATGGACCAGGCACAACAGGCCGCGGCGGCTCAAGGGGGCACGGCATCAGCCTCCGAAAGCGTTCTGGAGACCATCTTCCGGGAAGGGATCCGGCCTGCGGACGATCAGGAAAAGACGTATGCGGCGAACCTGATCGAGACTTTCGTCAAGACACAGATGCAGCCGGGCATGGTCGTCTCCAAGGACGCCCAGCGGAGCATCGATGCGTGGATGGCCGTGATCGACAAGAAGATCTCGGAACAGCTCAACCTCGTGATGCACAGTGAGGACTTCCAGAAGCTCGAAGGGAGCTGGCGCGGCCTGCACTATCTCGTGCACCAGTCGGAGACCGGCACCGAGCTGAAGATCAAGGTGCTGAACGTCTCCAAGAAGGACCTGCTGAAAGACCTGGAACAGGCGTCCGAGTTTGATCAGAGCGCCTTGTTCAAGAAGGTTTACGGCGAGGAATACGACGTCTTTGGTGGCCATCCGTTCGGCTGCCTGATCGGCGACTACGAGTTCGGCCGTCATCCCCAGGACATCGCCCTGCTCGATCGCGTCGCCGAAGTGGCCGCGGCTTCGCATGCCCCGTTTCTCTCAGCGGCGGCGCCGCAGATGTTCGGCCTGGAAACGTTCACCGACATCGGAAAACCGCGCGACCTGGCGAAGATCTTCGACAGTGTCCAGTACGCGAAGTGGAAGAGCTTCCGGGAATCGGAAGATTCGCGATACGTCGGCCTGACCATGCCGCACACTCTCATGCGGCTGCCGTACGGCAAGGAAACGGTCCCCGTCGACGCGTTCAACTTCGAAGAAGACGTCGACGGACGGGACCACAAGAAGTACCTGTGGGGCAACGCGGCCTACGCCCTTGGAACGCGGCTGACGGAGTCGTTCTCCAAGTATGGTTGGCTGGCGACGATCCGCGGAGTGGAAGGGGGCGGCCTGGTGCAGGGGCTGCCTGTTCACAACTTCGAGACGGACGATGGCGAAGTCGCCATGAAATGTCCGGTCGAAGTGGCGATCGGCGACCGCCGCGAAAAGGAACTGAGCGACCTCGGCTTCATTCCGCTTCTGCACTGCAAGAACACCGATTACGCGGCGTTCTTCGGAACGCAGTCGTGCCAGAAGGCGAAGAAATACGATTCGCCGGACGCGAACGCCAACGCCCGACTGGGCACGGCGCTCCAGTACCTGCTCTGCGTGTCGCGTTTCGCGCATTACCTCAAGGCAATCGCCCGCGACAAAATCGGTTCGTTCATGGAGCGAAACGAGTGCGAAGTGTGGCTGAACAAGTGGATCAAGAACTACACGCTGGCGAACCCGGAAACGGCCAGCTTCGATTCCAAGGCGAAGCGGCCGCTTCGAGAAGCGCGGATTGATGTGCGTGACGATCCGAGCCGGCCCGGCTGCTACGAAGCCGTCGCGTTCCTGCGTCCGCACTTTCAGATGGAAGAGCTGAGCGTGGGGCTGTCGCTGGTGGCTAAGCTGCCGGAAGCCAAGGGGAAATAG
- the tssA gene encoding type VI secretion system protein TssA yields MLTPSPAHLDFDGLLAPIPGESPCGESLRWDPVWDEISNLRKTRKDPLDSSADKEPDWDGVVRLATELLSTRSKDLLIAGWLTEALLRTAGFSGMRDGFKLIRQLCELYWEPLHPLPEDGDLAVRAAPLAWLMSHDGGARLPAVIREAPVAPAAGGTVMNWYFWNLRRAAPQGKDEKEEAFKKRTQDAEQKRVQFDTSVENAPIVYFQTLLADLDAGVAELDALTVILDQRLADQAPSATELKKSISEIRVFVYDVLKRRGGLSVAAATEASVDQPMSANGSAGDSPSNNHAGPPRTRAEAIARLGEAAQYFSDAEPHSPVAYLVRRAIRWADMPFAEVLGELVKDDKLVKQIGETLGIPSK; encoded by the coding sequence ATGCTGACCCCGTCTCCGGCGCATCTTGATTTTGACGGGCTGCTGGCGCCGATTCCGGGCGAATCCCCGTGCGGAGAGAGCCTCAGGTGGGATCCCGTCTGGGATGAGATCAGCAACCTTCGCAAGACGCGGAAGGATCCCCTCGACTCCAGCGCCGACAAGGAGCCTGACTGGGACGGCGTCGTCCGTCTGGCAACGGAGCTTTTGTCCACACGGTCGAAAGACCTCCTGATCGCCGGCTGGCTGACCGAAGCCCTCCTGAGAACGGCGGGGTTCTCGGGAATGCGCGATGGGTTCAAGCTGATCCGTCAGCTCTGTGAACTTTACTGGGAGCCGCTTCATCCGTTGCCGGAAGATGGCGACCTGGCGGTCCGCGCGGCGCCCCTGGCGTGGCTGATGTCGCATGACGGCGGGGCGCGGCTGCCCGCCGTGATCCGCGAAGCGCCGGTGGCCCCGGCGGCCGGCGGGACAGTGATGAACTGGTACTTCTGGAACCTGCGGCGCGCAGCCCCACAGGGAAAAGATGAGAAAGAAGAAGCTTTCAAGAAGCGAACGCAGGACGCGGAGCAGAAGCGGGTGCAGTTCGACACGTCTGTCGAGAACGCCCCGATCGTCTACTTCCAGACGCTGCTCGCAGATCTGGATGCCGGAGTCGCTGAACTCGATGCTCTCACGGTGATTCTGGACCAGCGCCTCGCCGACCAGGCTCCAAGCGCGACCGAACTGAAGAAATCGATCTCCGAAATTCGCGTGTTTGTCTACGACGTCCTCAAACGTCGGGGCGGCCTGAGCGTCGCCGCTGCGACCGAGGCTTCAGTGGATCAACCCATGAGTGCGAACGGCTCTGCTGGCGATTCCCCGTCCAACAACCACGCCGGCCCTCCCCGGACCCGCGCGGAGGCGATTGCGCGTCTCGGTGAGGCGGCGCAGTATTTCAGTGACGCGGAGCCGCACAGCCCGGTGGCTTACCTCGTCCGCCGGGCGATCCGATGGGCCGATATGCCGTTCGCGGAAGTTCTTGGAGAGCTTGTGAAAGATGACAAGCTCGTGAAGCAGATTGGTGAAACGCTCGGAATTCCATCGAAATAG
- the tssF gene encoding type VI secretion system baseplate subunit TssF, producing MRDRLEQFYEQELLFIRKMAADFARDRPKIADRLMLTQDARESADPHTERLIESFAFLTARVRLKLEDEFPELVNALMGLLYPHYLAPVPSMTIAQFTLDPSSGSSTDGFTIPRHSRLFSHSIQGVQCKFRNAYPVTLWPIELNTAYLTAPFGTQIRLPPGLGRFEAMLRLELSLTGNLTWETLNLDTLRVYLHGDEKTTHQLYESLFNNCDGVYVRDPSSQAAVLLKADSIREVGFGRDEGMLPNDARTFEGYRLITEYFAFPQKFLFADFTGLKSVISQAKGPKLDVCVLFKRADRTLEPRVDRSMLRLGCTPIVNLFSQQAEPIRLTHTTTDYHVIPDIRNRRAFEIYSIDEVTSTNLETGVITEYQPFFACRHGASEDTPASYWASKRLPSTVKNDRGTEVWLSLIDLNFDPSLPDAEVLSLRTTCSNRDLPGELRTHGGESWVFQLEGQAPIRRIEPLVPPSLPSRLPAGELRWRLISHLSLNHLSISDGVAGAAALREILKLYDYTNTRATAQQIAGIESVSSRRKTARIIGDAAIGFCRGLEIDLAFDPQKYPGVGTFLLASVLDKFLGLYANINSFTRLSTRFSNQAEPFKVWPYRVGDQTIL from the coding sequence ATGCGCGATCGCCTCGAACAGTTTTACGAACAGGAACTGCTGTTCATCCGGAAGATGGCCGCCGACTTCGCGCGGGATCGCCCGAAGATCGCCGACCGCCTGATGCTGACGCAGGACGCCCGGGAATCGGCCGATCCGCACACCGAGCGGCTGATTGAATCGTTTGCGTTTCTTACGGCCCGCGTCCGCCTCAAGCTCGAGGATGAATTCCCGGAGCTCGTCAACGCGCTCATGGGGCTGCTCTATCCGCACTATCTGGCCCCCGTGCCATCGATGACGATCGCGCAGTTCACGCTCGATCCCAGCAGCGGATCATCGACGGACGGCTTCACGATCCCCCGGCACAGTCGGCTCTTTTCCCATTCGATCCAGGGCGTGCAGTGCAAGTTCCGCAACGCCTATCCCGTCACGCTCTGGCCGATTGAACTCAACACCGCGTATCTGACGGCCCCGTTCGGAACGCAGATCCGTCTCCCTCCCGGACTCGGCCGGTTCGAGGCCATGCTCCGTCTCGAATTGAGCCTGACGGGCAATCTCACCTGGGAGACGCTGAACCTCGACACGCTGCGGGTCTACCTGCACGGCGACGAGAAGACGACGCACCAGCTTTACGAATCGCTGTTCAACAACTGCGACGGCGTCTATGTCCGCGATCCGTCGAGTCAGGCGGCGGTGCTCCTCAAGGCCGATTCCATTCGCGAAGTCGGCTTCGGACGGGACGAAGGGATGCTCCCCAACGACGCCCGCACGTTCGAGGGCTACCGGCTCATCACCGAATACTTCGCTTTCCCGCAGAAGTTCCTGTTCGCCGATTTCACCGGGTTGAAATCGGTCATTTCGCAGGCGAAAGGGCCGAAGCTCGATGTGTGCGTCCTGTTCAAGCGGGCCGACCGCACTCTGGAACCGCGGGTCGATCGCTCGATGCTCCGCCTCGGATGCACGCCGATCGTCAACCTGTTCTCGCAACAGGCAGAGCCGATCCGCCTCACCCACACAACGACCGACTACCACGTCATCCCGGATATCCGAAACCGGCGGGCGTTCGAGATTTATTCGATCGATGAAGTCACGAGCACGAATCTCGAGACTGGCGTCATCACCGAATACCAGCCGTTCTTCGCCTGCCGGCACGGGGCCAGTGAAGACACGCCGGCCAGCTACTGGGCCTCGAAGCGATTGCCGTCGACGGTGAAGAACGACCGCGGCACAGAAGTCTGGCTGTCGCTGATCGATCTCAATTTCGATCCTTCGCTGCCGGATGCCGAGGTGCTCAGTCTGCGGACCACCTGCAGCAACCGTGACCTCCCGGGCGAACTGAGAACCCACGGAGGCGAAAGCTGGGTCTTCCAGCTCGAAGGGCAGGCGCCGATTCGACGCATCGAACCGCTCGTTCCGCCCAGTCTTCCGTCGCGGCTCCCGGCCGGCGAGCTGCGCTGGCGCCTGATCTCCCACCTGTCCCTGAATCACCTGTCGATCTCGGACGGCGTCGCCGGCGCGGCGGCCCTTCGTGAGATTCTTAAGCTGTACGACTACACCAACACCCGTGCGACAGCCCAGCAGATCGCAGGCATCGAGTCGGTCAGCAGTCGCCGGAAGACCGCTCGCATCATCGGCGACGCCGCGATCGGCTTCTGTCGCGGGCTGGAGATCGACCTCGCGTTCGATCCGCAGAAGTATCCCGGCGTCGGTACGTTTCTCCTGGCCAGCGTCCTCGACAAGTTCCTTGGTCTCTATGCCAACATCAATTCCTTCACCCGGCTGAGCACGCGTTTCTCCAATCAGGCCGAGCCCTTCAAGGTGTGGCCCTATCGCGTAGGCGATCAGACGATCCTTTAG
- the tssG gene encoding type VI secretion system baseplate subunit TssG codes for MSTEPQPAEVEEASSPRPVRATGVIGQLLREGYRFNFFQAVRLLEAWRPKRAAVGQDASPRNEAVHFGALPSNTFPASQLYDVKVDGSSERPPQMTVTFFGLTGPLGALPRHYTEMLLERLAKKDRALRDFLDLFNHRLISLFYRAWEKYQFWISGERTLRHERQAAAAGPEHKRSFVVDERAHLDPIGEILLSLNGLASPALRYVLPEPDRLEPRTAISDQTWRYYAGLFAQRRRPVVSLEALLADHFGWSVRVHSLCGRWLLLEPSDRTRLVAGGNTRLGVDTVAGQKVWEVQGKFRIQLGPLKYAEFCSLLPIGDAHRPLVQITRVYAGIQLDFDLQLSLRPEEVPSLRCGDRNGIGARLGWNTWLKSRSAPDAPAEVGLRPYDALSTD; via the coding sequence ATGAGCACTGAACCGCAGCCAGCCGAAGTCGAGGAGGCTTCTTCCCCTCGCCCCGTTCGTGCCACGGGAGTCATCGGACAACTCCTGCGCGAGGGCTACCGCTTCAACTTCTTTCAGGCAGTGAGGCTGCTGGAAGCCTGGCGGCCGAAGCGGGCCGCCGTCGGGCAGGATGCAAGCCCCCGGAATGAGGCGGTCCATTTCGGCGCCCTCCCCTCCAACACCTTCCCTGCCAGCCAGCTGTACGACGTGAAGGTCGACGGCTCTTCCGAACGGCCGCCGCAGATGACGGTCACCTTTTTCGGCCTGACGGGCCCGCTGGGAGCGCTGCCCAGACACTACACGGAGATGCTGCTCGAGCGACTCGCGAAAAAAGACCGCGCCCTTCGCGACTTTCTGGATCTCTTCAATCACCGTCTCATCTCCCTCTTCTATCGGGCCTGGGAGAAGTACCAGTTCTGGATCAGCGGCGAACGAACCCTGAGGCACGAGCGGCAGGCGGCCGCGGCCGGCCCCGAACACAAGCGAAGCTTCGTGGTCGACGAACGGGCCCATCTCGACCCGATCGGCGAGATTCTCCTGTCGCTGAACGGCCTCGCCAGTCCCGCGCTTCGCTACGTCCTCCCGGAACCGGACAGGCTCGAACCCAGGACCGCGATCTCCGACCAGACCTGGCGCTACTATGCGGGACTGTTCGCCCAGAGGCGAAGACCGGTCGTCAGCCTCGAGGCGCTCCTGGCCGATCACTTCGGCTGGTCCGTGCGTGTCCACAGCCTGTGCGGCCGATGGCTGCTGCTCGAACCGTCGGATCGGACCCGGCTGGTCGCCGGCGGCAACACCCGCCTCGGCGTCGACACCGTCGCCGGCCAGAAGGTGTGGGAAGTCCAGGGAAAATTCCGCATCCAGCTCGGGCCGCTGAAGTATGCCGAGTTCTGTTCGCTCCTTCCGATCGGCGACGCCCACCGTCCGCTCGTTCAGATCACCCGTGTCTACGCGGGAATCCAGCTCGATTTCGATCTGCAGCTCAGCCTCCGTCCCGAAGAGGTCCCTTCGCTCCGCTGCGGTGATCGAAACGGCATCGGCGCCCGCCTTGGGTGGAACACGTGGCTCAAGTCTCGCTCGGCGCCTGACGCGCCGGCGGAAGTCGGACTGCGCCCGTACGACGCGCTATCAACGGACTAG
- a CDS encoding type VI secretion system accessory protein TagJ translates to MTAAELFHIGKLSEAVEAAIAEVKDQPGDLARRTLLFALLSFSGDLERARRQIDVVGNQAALSEAPIYHSLLAAEELRRKVLTEGLRPKFFEEPPARIEKHLQAIGQLAARQFSEAETLLRAAEEERPEFSGELNGTPFDDFADANDVTRSIFEFQQGRDYYWIPCDQLAHVQVVMPEPIRPRDLYWAPCQVILKSGATQRGFTPVMYVNSWQSSTDELKLGLQTTFRDDGGVYTGFGRKQFVAGEGDPTVFDLGDLTFA, encoded by the coding sequence ATGACCGCTGCCGAGCTGTTTCACATTGGAAAACTGTCGGAAGCTGTTGAGGCGGCCATCGCCGAAGTGAAAGACCAGCCAGGGGACCTGGCCCGGCGGACGTTGCTGTTCGCCCTGCTCTCGTTCTCCGGCGACCTGGAGCGCGCCCGGCGGCAGATCGATGTCGTCGGAAACCAGGCCGCGCTTTCAGAAGCTCCGATCTACCACTCTCTACTGGCCGCAGAAGAGCTTCGCCGGAAGGTGCTGACGGAAGGGCTCCGGCCCAAGTTCTTCGAAGAGCCGCCGGCGCGGATCGAGAAGCATCTGCAGGCGATCGGCCAGCTGGCCGCCCGGCAATTCAGCGAAGCAGAGACGCTCCTGCGTGCGGCGGAAGAAGAGCGACCCGAGTTTTCGGGCGAACTGAATGGAACGCCCTTCGATGATTTCGCGGACGCGAACGACGTCACGCGGTCGATCTTCGAGTTCCAGCAGGGACGCGATTATTACTGGATTCCGTGTGATCAGCTGGCCCACGTACAGGTCGTCATGCCGGAGCCGATCCGGCCTCGCGACCTTTACTGGGCCCCCTGCCAGGTCATTCTGAAAAGCGGCGCCACCCAGCGCGGCTTCACCCCGGTGATGTACGTCAACTCGTGGCAATCGTCCACGGACGAGCTCAAGCTGGGGCTTCAGACGACGTTTCGAGATGATGGCGGGGTCTATACGGGATTCGGGCGGAAGCAGTTTGTCGCCGGCGAGGGAGACCCGACGGTCTTTGACCTGGGCGACCTGACTTTCGCGTAA
- the tssE gene encoding type VI secretion system baseplate subunit TssE, translated as MPPIAPQQPLLPSLLDRLFDDEPDQSTEPLWRGSYRVDELREHVRRDLEFLLNTRHGRADLLEPSRELSISSLAYGLPDFTGVIGGGLESRERIRAAVERSIRDFEPRLQGVQVVVVDSENEHDRNVRLSIRALLCVNPIEEPVLFDTTVESSSGTCEVRPT; from the coding sequence ATGCCTCCGATCGCTCCGCAGCAACCCCTGCTTCCGTCGCTGCTGGACAGGCTCTTTGACGACGAGCCCGATCAGTCGACCGAGCCGCTCTGGCGGGGAAGTTATCGAGTCGACGAGCTCCGGGAGCATGTCCGCCGCGATCTCGAGTTCCTGCTCAATACCCGCCACGGGCGGGCCGATCTCCTCGAGCCCTCCCGTGAACTCTCCATCTCCAGCCTCGCCTATGGCCTGCCCGACTTCACCGGCGTGATCGGAGGCGGCCTCGAGTCACGCGAGCGGATCCGGGCGGCCGTGGAACGTTCCATCCGCGACTTCGAGCCACGCCTTCAGGGGGTGCAGGTCGTCGTCGTCGACTCGGAGAATGAGCACGACCGCAATGTCCGGCTCTCGATCCGGGCGCTCCTGTGCGTCAATCCCATCGAAGAACCCGTGCTGTTCGACACGACCGTCGAGTCCTCCAGCGGCACCTGCGAGGTCCGTCCGACCTGA
- a CDS encoding Hcp family type VI secretion system effector gives MAADILLKIEGVEGDSKTDGHEGEIDVLSASLGATNPSSRAYGGGAGTAKVNVHDLVITKRADKASPTFFLKTCEGTHYDSATLVFRKAGGDGGPVEYMKYEMTHVFVSSWQQSGGGDQFAMENVSFSFEKLKVTFTGQDDTGAATEPVETEWDIAANKKP, from the coding sequence ATGGCTGCCGACATTCTGCTGAAGATCGAAGGTGTGGAAGGCGATTCGAAGACTGATGGACACGAAGGGGAAATCGACGTGCTGAGCGCCTCGCTCGGGGCCACGAACCCCTCCTCCCGGGCTTATGGCGGCGGCGCCGGCACGGCCAAGGTGAATGTGCACGACCTGGTGATCACGAAGCGGGCCGACAAGGCCTCGCCGACGTTCTTCCTGAAGACGTGCGAAGGAACGCACTACGACTCGGCCACGCTGGTGTTCCGCAAGGCGGGCGGCGACGGCGGCCCGGTGGAGTACATGAAGTACGAGATGACGCATGTGTTCGTGTCGAGCTGGCAGCAGTCAGGCGGGGGCGATCAGTTCGCGATGGAGAACGTGTCGTTCTCGTTCGAGAAGCTGAAGGTGACGTTCACCGGCCAGGACGACACCGGCGCTGCGACCGAACCGGTCGAGACCGAATGGGACATCGCGGCCAACAAGAAGCCGTAA
- a CDS encoding sigma-70 family RNA polymerase sigma factor — translation MTGLSAEKDRLVEECQGLVRHLAQQVRKRIPSWVEMDDLIGYGQVGLMQAARDFDPGRGNKFSTFAFYRIRGAIYEGVNKLMWFRAARSPESKYGPMADDLLETTAAEKSAGAQDDLAAEASWLGRMTASLAMVYLVSAGSEGRPLDLVDTKAEDPWSGLSDNESKNKLAEALEQLPPDAAALLRAVYYEDRTLQEAANRLGISKSWASRMHAKALEQLAQKLGGSERRGSAA, via the coding sequence ATGACCGGACTCTCCGCCGAGAAAGACCGCCTCGTCGAAGAATGCCAGGGGCTCGTCCGGCATCTGGCGCAGCAGGTGCGAAAACGCATCCCGTCATGGGTCGAGATGGATGACCTGATCGGGTACGGCCAGGTCGGTTTGATGCAGGCCGCGCGCGACTTCGATCCCGGCCGGGGCAACAAGTTCTCGACGTTTGCCTTCTACCGCATCCGCGGCGCCATCTATGAGGGCGTCAACAAACTGATGTGGTTCCGCGCGGCCAGGTCGCCCGAATCCAAATATGGCCCGATGGCCGACGACCTTCTGGAAACGACCGCCGCCGAGAAATCGGCCGGCGCCCAGGACGATCTCGCTGCGGAGGCCAGCTGGCTCGGCCGGATGACCGCCTCCCTCGCGATGGTCTACCTCGTCAGCGCTGGATCAGAAGGCAGGCCGCTCGATCTCGTCGACACGAAGGCCGAAGACCCCTGGAGCGGCCTGTCCGACAACGAATCGAAGAACAAGCTGGCCGAGGCACTCGAACAGCTCCCGCCCGACGCTGCCGCCCTCCTCCGGGCCGTCTACTACGAGGATCGGACTCTCCAGGAGGCCGCCAACCGCCTTGGAATCAGTAAGAGCTGGGCCAGCCGCATGCACGCCAAGGCGCTGGAACAACTCGCCCAGAAGCTCGGCGGCAGCGAACGCCGGGGCAGCGCCGCTTAA